From the Gasterosteus aculeatus chromosome 13, fGasAcu3.hap1.1, whole genome shotgun sequence genome, one window contains:
- the LOC120830480 gene encoding zinc finger protein 462 isoform X1: MQEDPLNALTSGYSKPNPVGTQESPHKSFPCSRCILRFKSRVYLFEHLNKVHGCDVEASPTEARLTCVATDEAKADGNSNGAEDDLGCEHCHFKACSRAVLNRHEMQCLKKAEGVGGNPTVSENLEASAKDMSAEAKEIRSVVSVVSTSKSKNALDSSKVLKTYKRPLQTITKYFTVTSGPNKKPPADSVESPNLPDKTEGTVVLKESPSNLNPNRSGVLKVTHSMIDITRVSSGFLLNDQHMNLKMRSPKPGEQITESLADVTKRTNSETSKAPSAKRAKSDKGATNLQQAGRRQSSSSNAKFSFDLSEDEGEKKLCLVNGDSESATIYSCKHCNYNEASVARVSTHYQTAHPYVRFNAAYIQDPTDDSAVFRCLVCPCEFIGMTSLKNHCRKDHPEAPNIFAVQSTELSLTFKCFLCVFTTDVLNVLKKHYKKSHPAHKVDNSLLFSKYIATECQEGSTRSNTCEKAQSAERPGGISPKSSSTGVENAPSAEHPTSKGADVIMYHCEACKFSHKSAVVMHVHYQKSHPSQVFTIDQIKQSACDNSHTSPSMTPEKTITEESQPPTSTPDPSEKTANKAEPHQKRERRSEASKARPESPKAEKAESTKGRREHKDRPRKRRPGSYATRDSLPCVAPGGLLYCQVCSYSSTKVKSVLGHHNAKHSMDSLTCVDEILCYSAQVQKKKLQSNAKASAGTASSDSKDVGVPGEEVPHKEEGAAFASVKKGNAYACAEKLFYCQKCNYGNPSLKGVAIHQTRVHKRLPYKMECVVEHTAAVCAQIEKSKLDSSARLPLPIMCEGDEDAFFCHLCNFRQSQVNNVLRHYMRKHPGLVAKHEQVYRYTTMVREKTKRPHVATANHEDGPPSLGESLSAAVPQRNLRCTRCPFSTKFLHILRMHLWNSHRTNRSFADLLRVCFKQGDLQTGYHCEVCVFSHEKAAVVHKHYLERHPKRYRSLRHVTTHLYVGPDSRPLKRRKRETRHTDGDGGEGDDGGGGGSPSQRAAQSETKNYSCRACAFKGASVSAVTRHYRAVHPWSVKEDGSVLGVVSKRPGANRSAEDSDAAPESFGSHQMPVAFKAKASSKPLACYYCPARFRTRHGLNTHCGMKHVEVEKGDFHQHAEETQAAVSLFTCPYCPYMNIIHQGILSHCHVKHVGLEARADDHQVDEAQVSKWMDSLKTRRSAKAGNVKLRGYMCGTCPQICVTMEKLSEHCEAEHGEAAAKPSPTSAAKPDAPCLSKKICAAGDCQYCTYSCSSKIVLARHVRIHHAAASVSKAQHCAYKCLLCSSSYRTKKLLGNHYFKRHGRDGFLKYYAPLYKGAREEQASGSEHEGGARETGAATSEPENLLVYRCPSCPYVNTGYHGMLTHCQMKHPDVVTRADQLRTVDTLRADLVGFKLGRAANERGYMCTACPLIYGSLKKMKAHHERDHGAQRAAREHSASSASEGASKSKTPAVGQGEKSAAETRQSNATSSLDTVTLYKCHMCSYKGVYRRYLLTHYKKTHKLDAYTTRKLLKKYNKCRKASRPPATESQEGGPVECIKCPGLVFDSAQTLVAHYAASHSSDGMLDFTVISQGTRKGSTGLYRCVRCSKRMNGIRKLWYHLDCHRESARKRARAAETTTATTSPKAVSTELDAQDEPLPSETVGEAPQRNGTSGEPLPPSPLEKPADQEQPGLDSREGDHTCTQCQRSFMSLRGLRSHERSHAAMAALKKLNGAPASGLSYNINKYVLYKAGTTRPFLCSFCSYRTTFMGLWRCHFMKVHQDFTMDPAESDDQDEESVQKADKEPSNSSEELTHWPDPDEELDITERSLYLEPPDVQRQLNHYSSRSQADCPSETNAPGTQLPDSRLLHCEFCTFNTEHLSSMRRHYLNRHGKKVLRCKDCDFFTSLRKTLEMHMQVGHSTWQPGPTHERDLRCPFCLYQTKNKNNMIDHIVLHREERVVPIEVRRPVLSRYLRGVVFRCHKCTFSCGGADKLRSHMARHDDVRPYRCRLCYFDCTRLSDLEAHLGDKHQVVRNHELVGQVSLDQLQAAVGRMPEEEPSSNLELRNDDSEDEETEGFVTDCKEGLLETQAADVLRGGRTPQTEEASRERGWSGDMEESPIEGYVWDLQSKEAEPNTAALCMRQKEEEKAAEESSPTRGALSVRRTREKAVVPGAVTEAEAEAVDALVSPDGGGVPPSRVDAEAVSALAATNLTQADNSGSLGGATSLPTFSSKCAGAKTSDTENSGLSFKNCKEGQAQHQKNISAGREPYGEMPVLEKEYLKEELQPIGCCKEEDESSRLVPKREEKDKEEEDTKDKKNRCTEPKHDGEGTKIGSPHVARGAAEEKRFTCEFCGRHLANATDLERHVARHGL, from the exons ATGCAGGAAG ATCCACTGAACGCCCTCACCTCTGGCTACAGTAAACCGAATCCAGTTGGCACTCAAGAATCTCCACACAAGAGTTTTCCGTGCAGCCGTTGTATACTCCGCTTCAAATCCAGGGTCTACCTTTTTGAACACCTCAACAAGGTGCACGGCTGTGACGTAGAGGCTTCTCCCACAGAGGCTCGTCTCACGTGCGTTGCGACCGACGAAGCCAAAGCCGACGGCAATAGCAATGGCGCAGAAGATGATTTAGGATGCGAGCATTGTCATTTCAAAGCGTGTAGTCGGGCCGTGCTTAACCGACACGAGATGCAATGTCTTAAAAAAGCAGAAGGCGTTGGGGGAAATCCGACGGTTTCTGAAAACCTGGAGGCCAGCGCGAAGGACATGTCTGCTGAAGCAAAAGAAATTCGCTCCGTTGTGTCTGTGGTGTCGACCTCAAAATCTAAAAACGCTCTTGACTCGTCAAAGGTTCTCAAAACGTACAAGCGGCCATTGCAAACCATTACCAAGTACTTTACGGTAACATCTGGCCCGAACAAGAAACCCCCGGCGGACTCGGTCGAAAGCCCAAATCTTCCAGACAAAACCGAAGGAACCGTCGTTTTGAAAGAATCTCCCTCAAACTTAAACCCAAACCGTAGTGGTGTGTTGAAGGTCACGCACTCCATGATTGATATCACTCGTGTTTCTTCAGGTTTCTTGCTAAACGATCAACATATGAATTTGAAAATGAGATCACCGAAGCCCGGGGAACAAATCACAGAATCACTCGCTGACGTTACCAAGAGGACCAACAGTGAAACCTCAAAGGCTCCTTCTGCTAAAAGAGCAAAGTCAGACAAAGGAGCGACCAACCTTCAGCAGGCTGGTCGTCGACAATCGTCGTCAAGCAACGCAAAATTTTCATTTGACCTAAGCGAAGACGAGGGAGAAAAGAAGCTCTGTCTCGTCAACGGAGACTCAGAAAGTGCAACGATTTATTCTTGCAAGCACTGCAACTACAACGAGGCGAGCGTGGCGCGCGTATCAACGCATTACCAGACCGCTCACCCTTATGTGAGATTCAACGCCGCCTACATCCAGGATCCTACCGATGACAGCGCCGTTTTTCGTTGCCTGGTGTGTCCATGTGAGTTCATAGGCATGACGTCCCTCAAGAACCACTGCAGAAAGGATCACCCAGAGGCCCCGAACATATTCGCCGTCCAATCGACAGAACTCAGTTTGACATtcaagtgttttttgtgtgtgtttaccaccGACGTATTGAACGTATTGAAAAAACATTACAAGAAAAGTCACCCGGCTCATAAAGTGGATAATTCGTTGCTGTTCAGCAAATACATTGCAACTGAATGCCAAGAAGGATCAACTCGGTCAAATACATGTGAAAAAGCACAGAGTGCAGAAAGACCAGGAGGGATCTCTCCCAAAAGTTCCAGTACGGGAGTCGAAAATGCACCTTCAGCCGAGCATCCCACCTCCAAAGGAGCAGATGTGATCATGTACCATTGCGAAGCCTGCAAGTTTAGCCATAAGTCAGCTGTTGTTATGCATGTCCACTACCAAAAAAGCCACCCAAGTCAAGTGTTCACAATAGACCAAATCAAACAGTCGGCTTGTGACAACTCACACACGTCACCATCGATGACGCCAGAGAAGACGATAACGGAAGAATCGCAACCGCCAACAAGCACCCCAGATCCTTCTGAGAAAACCGCAAACAAAGCTGAGCCGCATCAGAAGCGCGAGCGCCGATCAGAAGCTTCGAAGGCTCGTCCAGAGTCTCCCAAAGCCGAGAAAGCGGAATCCACTAAAGGCCGAAGGGAACACAAAGATCGGCCCAGAAAACGCCGTCCGGGGTCGTACGCTACAAGGGACAGTTTACCCTGCGTTGCACCAGGAGGACTGCTTTACTGCCAGGTTTGCAGTTATTCAAGTACCAAGGTCAAAAGCGTGCTTGGTCATCATAATGCAAAACATTCTATGGATTCCCTAACATGTGTGGACGAGATCTTGTGTTACAGCGCTCAGGTCCAGAAAAAGAAACTTCAAAGTAACGCCAAAGCTTCAGCAGGTACGGCATCTTCTGATTCTAAAGATGTCGGGGTACCCGGTGAAGAAGTTCCTCATAAAGAGGAAGGTGCGGCATTCGCCTCTGTGAAGAAAGGAAACGCTTACGCATGTGCggaaaaacttttttattgTCAAAAGTGCAACTACGGAAATCCATCTTTAAAAGGTGTAGCGATCCATCAAACCAGAGTTCACAAACGCCTCCCTTACAAGATGGAATGTGTTGTTGAACATACAGCTGCGGTTTGCGCTCAAATTGAAAAGTCCAAATTGGACTCTTCTGCGCGCCTCCCCCTCCCTATTATGTGCGAGGGAGACGAAGACGCCTTTTTCTGCCACTTATGCAACTTCAGACAGAGTCAGGTGAACAACGTGTTGCGGCATTACATGAGAAAGCATCCCGGGTTAGTGGCTAAGCACGAACAAGTTTATCGGTATACCACCATGGTTCgtgaaaagacaaagagaccACACGTGGCAACCGCAAACCATGAAGACGGCCCTCCGTCCCTCGGCGAATCCCTTTCGGCCGCCGTCCCCCAGAGGAACCTCCGTTGCACTCGGTGTCCATTCAGCACTAAATTTCTGCATATTTTGAGAATGCATCTGTGGAACAGCCACAGGACCAATCGCTCTTTCGCAGACCTTTTGAGAGTGTGTTTCAAACAAGGGGATTTACAGACCGGGTATCACTGCGAGGTGTGTGTTTTCTCGCAcgaaaaagcagcagtggtccACAAGCACTACCTGGAGCGACACCCGAAACGTTACCGAAGCCTCAGGCACGTGACCACCCACTTGTATGTGGGTCCCGACTCACGGCCTCTTAAAAGGAGGAAACGTGAAACGAGGCACACCGATGGCGACGGCGGTGAGGGcgacgacggcggcggcggcggctcgccGTCTCAGCGGGCAGCACAGAGCGAAACCAAGAACTACTCGTGCAGAGCGTGCGCGTTCAAAGGCGCCTCGGTGTCCGCCGTCACGCGCCACTACCGCGCCGTCCACCCGTGGTCCGTGAAAGAGGACGGCTCGGTTCTGGGCGTCGTCAGCAAGAGACCCGGCGCAAACAGGTCGGCGGAGGACAGCGACGCGGCGCCCGAGTCATTTGGATCTCACCAAATGCCTGTTGCGTTTAAAGCCAAGGCGTCGTCCAAACCGCTGGCGTGCTATTACTGCCCAGCGAGGTTCCGCACGCGGCACGGCCTCAACACCCACTGCGGAATGAAACACGTCGAGGTCGAGAAGGGAGACTTTCATCAACATGCGGAGGAAACTCAAGCGGCCGTGTCTCTGTTCACCTGTCCATACTGTCCCTACATGAATATCATCCATCAAGGGATTCTCAGCCACTGCCACGTGAAGCACGTCGGCCTCGAGGCCCGGGCGGACGACCACCAGGTGGATGAAGCGCAGGTGTCTAAATGGATGGACTCTCTGAAGACCAGACGTTCCGCCAAGGCGGGTAATGTGAAGCTCCGAGGCTACATGTGCGGAACCTGCCCGCAGATCTGCGTAACCATGGAGAAGCTAAGTGAGCACTGTGAGGCCGAGCACGGCGAGGCCGCGGCGAAGCCGTCGCCGACGTCCGCGGCCAAACCGGACGCTCCCTGTTTGAGTAAGAAGATCTGCGCAGCGGGCGATTGCCAGTACTGCACTTATAGTTGCAGCAGCAAGATTGTGCTCGCCCGACACGTGCGCATCCACCACGCGGCGGCCTCCGTTTCTAAGGCCCAGCACTGCGCGTACAAATGCCTCTTGTGTTCCAGTTCCTATCGCACAAAGAAGCTGCTTGGAAACCATTATTTCAAGAGACACGGAAGGGACGGCTTCTTAAAATACTACGCGCCACTGTACAAAGGGGCCAGGGAGGAGCAAGCATCGGGGTCAGAGCACGAGGGCGGGGCACGTGAGACCGGCGCGGCGACAAGCGAGCCCGAGAATCTGTTGGTCTACAGGTGTCCGAGTTGTCCCTACGTGAACACGGGCTACCACGGCATGCTCACTCACTGCCAAATGAAGCATCCGGACGTGGTCACCAGGGCGGACCAGCTCCGCACGGTGGACACGCTCAGGGCCGACTTGGTCGGGTTTAAGCTCGGAAGAGCTGCTAATGAGAGAGGGTACATGTGTACCGCGTGTCCACTCATTTATGGGTCACTTAAGAAAATGAAAGCCCACCACGAGCGCGACCACGGGGCTCAGCGGGCAGCTCGGGAGCATTCAGCCAGCTCTGCGTCAGAGGGGGCTTCAAAAAGCAAAACGCCAGCGGTGGGACAAGGAGAAAAGAGCGCGGCTGAGACGCGCCAATCAAACGCCACGTCCTCACTGGACACGGTGACATTGTACAAGTGCCACATGTGCAGCTATAAAGGAGTTTATCGAAGATACCTGCTGACTCACTACAAAAAGACCCACAAATTGGATGCATACACTACGCGCAAGCTGCTAAAGAAATATAACAAGTGCCGGAAGGCCAGCCGCCCGCCCGCCACAGAGTCCCAGGAGGGAGGACCGGTCGAATGTATAAAGTGTCCGGGGCTGGTTTTTGACTCTGCTCAGACGCTCGTCGCCCACTACGCTGCTTCGCACAGCTCGGATGGCATGTTGGACTTCACCGTGATATCCCAAGGGACGAGGAAGGGCAGCACGGGTCTCTACAGATGTGTCCGCTGCAGCAAACGGATGAATGGAATCCGGAAGCTCTGGTATCACCTGGACTGCCATCGAGAAAGTGCCAGGAAGAGGGCACGGGCGGCGGAGACGACGACGGCGACGACATCGCCCAAGGCCGTCTCCACTGAG CTCGACGCCCAGGACGAGCCCCTCCCGTCGGAAACTGTGGGCGAGGCGCCCCAGCGTAACGGAACCTCGGGTGAGCCTCTCCCCCCGTCGCCGCTGGAGAAACCCGCTGACCAAGAGCAACCCGGGCTGGACTCGAGAGAAGGCGACCACACCTGCACGCAGTGCCAGAGGTCGTTCATGTCGCTGAGGGGGCTGCGGTCGCACGAGCGCAGCCATGCAGCCATGGCGGCCCTCAAGAAGCTGAACGGTGCGCCCGCCTCGGGGTTAAGCTACAA CATTAACAAATATGTGCTGTACAAAGCTGGCACCACCAGGCCTTTCCTGTGTAGTTTCTGTTCCTATCGGACGACCTTcatgggcctctggaggtgccACTTCATGAAAGTGCACCAAG ATTTCACGATGGATCCAGCTGAGAGCGACGACCAAGATGAGGAGAGCGTCCAGAAGGCCGACAAGGAGCCCTCGAATTCATCCGAGGAGCTGACCCATTGGCCTGACCCTGATGAAGAACTTGATATTACTGAAA GATCGCTGTACTTGGAGCCCCCAGATGTGCAGCGGCAGTTGAACCACTACAGCTCGCGGTCGCAGGCCGACTGCCCGTCTGAAACCAACGCGCCAGGAACACAGTTACCCGACAGCCGGCTTCTTCACTGCGAGTTCTGCACCTTCAACACCGAGCACCTGTCCAGCATGCGACGGCACTACCTGAACCGCCACGGAAAGAAGGTCCTCCGGTGTAAAGACTGCGACTTTTTCACCAGTTTGAG GAAAACCCTAGAAATGCACATGCAGGTGGGTCACTCGACATGGCAGCCGGGACCCACGCATGAGCGGGACCTCCGCTGCCCCTTCTGCCTCTACCAGAccaagaacaagaacaacatGATCGATCACATCGTCCTGCATCGCG agGAACGCGTGGTTCCCATAGAGGTGCGGCGCCCGGTGCTGTCGCGTTACCTCAGAGGCGTCGTCTTCCGCTGTCACAAATGCACCTTCTCGTGCGGCGGTGCCGACAAACTGCGGTCGCACATGGCGAGGCACGACGACGTCAGGCCCTACAGGTGTCGGCTGTGCTACTTCGACTGCACCCGTCTGAGCGACCTGGAGGCGCACCTGGGCGATAAGCATCAG GTTGTGAGGAATCATGAGCTCGTGGGTCAGGTGAGCCTGGATCAGCTGCAGGCGGCCGTCGGCAGGATGCCAGAAGAGGAGCCGTCGTCTAACTTGGAGCTCCGCAACGACGACAGCGAGGATGAAGAAACGGAGGGCTTTGTCACTGACTGTAAGGAAGGTCTACTTGAAACACAAGCTGCAGATGTCCTGAGGGGGGGACGTACGCCGCAGACCGAGGAAGCATCTCGGGAGCGAGGGTGGAGCGGAGACATGGAAGAAAGCCCCATCGAGGGCTACGTGTGGGATCTTCAGTCTAAGGAGGCAGAGCCCAACACTGCTGCTTTGTGCATGagacaaaaggaggaggagaaggcagCAGAGGAGAGCTCACCAACACGCGGCGCTCTCAGCGTCCGCAGGACACGTGAGAAAGCGGTTGTGCCTGGAGCGGTTACGGAGGCTGAGGCCGAGGCTGTAGACGCGCTGGTGTCACCCGATGGAGGAGGCGTCCCTCCGTCCCGAGTCGATGCGGAGGCAGTTTCCGCCCTTGCTGCTACAAATCTGACGCAGGCAGATAACAGCGGGAGTCTCGGTGGTGCGACTTCTTTGCCAACTTTCTCGTCCAAGTGTGCAGGAGCTAAAACGAGCGATACGGAAAACTCTGGGCTCTCGTTTAAGAACTGCAAAGAGGGACAAGCGCAGCATCAGAAGAACATTTCCGCTGGGAGAGAGCCGTACGGGGAAATGCCGGTGCTCGAGAAGGAGTATCTCAAAGAGGAATTGCAGCCCATCGGTTGTTGcaaggaggaagatgagagcAGTCGGCTGGTGCCAAAGCGAGAGGaaaaggacaaagaggaggaggacacaaaggacaaaaagaacagatgcacagaaccaaaacacgaCGGTGAGGGCACGAAGATCGGTTCTCCGCATGTGGCCAGAG GTGCCGCCGAGGAGAAGCGGTTCACTTGCGAGTTCTGCGGGCGACACCTCGCCAACGCCACCGACCTGGAGCGGCACGTCGCGCGACACGGATTGTGA